A single Capricornis sumatraensis isolate serow.1 chromosome 20, serow.2, whole genome shotgun sequence DNA region contains:
- the LOC138095841 gene encoding sulfotransferase 2A1-like: MTGKSLWFEGIPFPSLDYSPELLREVQESFLVKDEDVLLLTFPKSGTNWLIETVCLIYSKGDPKWVQSEPIWDRSPWVETKVGYELLKEKEGPRLISSHLPIQLFPKSFFKSKAKMIYLIRNPRDVFVSGYFFWKSAKFVKRPQSLEQYFEWFVEGNVVFGSWFDHIRGWMSMRDKENSLILSYEEMKWNTRSTVEKICQFLGKKLESEELNSVLRNSSFQAMKENNMSNYSLLKGQYFEENGQLLRKGVAGDWKNYLTVAQAETFDTLFQEKMADLPQDLFLWK; the protein is encoded by the exons ATGACAGGAAAGTCTTTGTGGTTTGAAGGGATACCCTTCCCAAGCCTGGATTACTCACCTGAACTCCTGAGAGAGGTGCAGGAGAGTTTCCTTGTTAAAGATGAAGATGTCTTACTGCTGACTTTCCCCAAATCAG GAACAAACTGGTTGATTGAAACTGTCTGCTTGATTTACTCCAAGGGGGATCCCAAGTGGGTCCAGTCTGAGCCCATTTGGGACCGCTCCCCCTGGGTAGAGACTAAGGTTGGGTATGAATTACTAAAGGAGAAGGAAGGCCCACGTCTCATCAGTTCTCACCTGCCCATCCAACTCTTCCCCAAGTCTTTCTTCAAATCCAAGGCCAAG atgATCTACCTCATCAGAAATCCCAGAGATGTTTTTGTGTCTGGTTATTTTTTCTGGAAGAGTGCAAAATTTGTTAAGAGACCACAGTCACTGGAACAATACTTTGAATGGTTTGTCGAAGGAAATG TGGTATTTGGATCGTGGTTTGACCACATTCGGGGCTGGATGTCCATGAGAGACAAGGAGAACTCCCTGATACTGAGTTATGAAGAGATGAAATGG AACACAAGGAGCACTGTGGAGAAGATCTGCCAATTCCTGGGCAAGAAACTAGAATCAGAAGAACTGAACTCAGTCCTCAGAAACAGTTCTTTCCAGGCCATGAAAGAAAACAATATGTCCAATTATTCCCTCCTGAAGGGTCAGTATTTTGAGGAGAATGGACAACTTTTgagaaaag GCGTGGCTGGGGACTGGAAAAATTACCTCACAGTGGCCCAAGCTGAAACCTTTGATACACTATTCCAGGAGAAGATGGCAGACCTTCCTCAAGATCTGTTCCTGTGGAAATAA